One stretch of Cellulomonas wangsupingiae DNA includes these proteins:
- a CDS encoding heavy metal translocating P-type ATPase, which produces MTCASCVARVEKRLNRVPGASATVNLALETAHVDVTATDDAPAPSVDDLVAAVRAAGYDAHPVRRPGTHDGHGADRAGGHEHDGGQHDGAQHDALEHALSGMQHAGMEHDASDDTSAPDDTRGADLLRRLRVAAVLTVPVLVLSMVPATQFRGWQWLVAALALPVATWAAWPFHRAAVRAARHGASTMDTLVSIGVVAATAWSLWALLLGGTGELGIRMTPALFPAAASGHGDPMPELYFEVAAVVTTFLLAGRYAEHRSRRRAGDALRALLDLGAKDVALLVTGPDGRRVEQRVPVDRLAVGDEFAVRPGEKVATDGVVVSGTSAVDTSLLTGEPVPLDVGPGDELTGATVNTSGHLVVRATRVGEETRLAQIGRLVARAQTGKAPVQRLADRISAVFVPVVLVVAVGTLVTWLATGGGLQAAFTAAVAVLIIACPCALGLATPTALLVGTGRGAQLGILIKGPEILEETRRVDTVVLDKTGTVTAGRMALVDVVPATGEDAAEVHRLAAAVEALAEHPIARAIATATPVTPTPTPAAREQSSHGPDHPVPAAPAGGARVDVPVGADGVGIGADEVREFRADAGRGVSGVVRTAHSGVGLARRVLVGRLGWLEEQGVRTDDVADVVATAEADGATAVVAAWDGRARGVLVLRDPVKPTSAAAVRELRALGLRPVLLTGDNRGAALATARAVGIADADVVAQVMPDEKVAAVERLQAGGARVAMVGDGVNDAAALATADLGLAMGTGTDVAIEAADLTLVRGDLASAPQAIRLSRRTLRIIRQNLFWAFAYNVAAIPLAAFGLLNPMIAGAAMAFSSVLVVTNSLRLRTFA; this is translated from the coding sequence ATGACGTGCGCGTCGTGCGTCGCGCGCGTCGAGAAGCGCCTCAACCGCGTCCCCGGCGCGAGCGCCACGGTCAACCTCGCGCTCGAGACGGCGCACGTGGACGTCACCGCGACGGACGACGCCCCCGCACCGAGCGTCGACGACCTCGTCGCCGCCGTGCGGGCGGCCGGCTACGACGCGCACCCCGTCCGGCGCCCGGGCACCCACGACGGCCACGGTGCCGACCGGGCCGGCGGGCACGAGCACGACGGCGGGCAGCACGACGGCGCGCAGCACGACGCCCTCGAGCACGCGCTGTCCGGCATGCAGCACGCCGGCATGGAGCACGACGCGTCGGACGACACGTCGGCCCCCGACGACACCCGCGGCGCCGACCTGCTGCGCCGCCTGCGCGTCGCCGCCGTGCTGACCGTCCCCGTGCTCGTCCTGAGCATGGTGCCGGCCACGCAGTTCCGCGGATGGCAGTGGCTGGTGGCGGCGCTCGCGCTGCCCGTCGCCACGTGGGCGGCCTGGCCGTTCCACCGGGCGGCCGTCCGCGCGGCCCGGCACGGTGCGTCGACGATGGACACGCTCGTGTCGATCGGCGTCGTCGCCGCGACCGCCTGGTCGCTGTGGGCGCTGCTGCTGGGCGGCACCGGAGAGCTCGGCATCCGCATGACGCCGGCGCTGTTCCCCGCCGCCGCCTCCGGCCACGGCGACCCGATGCCGGAGCTGTACTTCGAGGTCGCGGCCGTCGTCACCACGTTCCTCCTGGCCGGCCGGTACGCCGAGCACCGCTCCCGCCGCCGCGCGGGCGACGCCCTGCGCGCGCTGCTGGACCTGGGCGCGAAGGACGTCGCGCTGCTCGTGACCGGGCCCGACGGCCGGCGCGTCGAGCAGCGGGTGCCGGTCGACCGGCTCGCGGTGGGCGACGAGTTCGCCGTGCGCCCCGGTGAGAAGGTCGCGACCGACGGTGTCGTGGTGTCCGGGACGAGCGCCGTGGACACCTCGCTGCTGACCGGCGAGCCCGTGCCCCTCGACGTCGGGCCGGGCGACGAGCTCACCGGCGCGACCGTCAACACGTCCGGGCACCTCGTGGTCCGCGCGACGCGCGTGGGCGAGGAGACGCGCCTGGCGCAGATCGGCCGCCTGGTCGCGCGCGCGCAGACGGGCAAGGCACCCGTGCAGCGGCTCGCCGACCGGATCTCCGCGGTCTTCGTGCCCGTCGTGCTGGTCGTCGCGGTCGGCACCCTGGTCACCTGGCTGGCCACCGGGGGCGGCCTCCAGGCCGCGTTCACGGCCGCCGTGGCCGTGCTGATCATCGCGTGCCCCTGCGCGCTCGGCCTGGCCACACCCACCGCGCTGCTCGTGGGCACGGGACGCGGTGCGCAGCTCGGCATCCTCATCAAGGGTCCCGAGATCCTCGAGGAGACCCGGCGCGTCGACACGGTCGTGCTCGACAAGACCGGCACGGTCACGGCCGGCCGCATGGCGCTCGTCGACGTCGTCCCGGCGACGGGCGAGGACGCCGCCGAGGTCCACCGCCTCGCCGCCGCCGTGGAGGCGCTCGCCGAGCACCCCATCGCCCGCGCCATCGCCACCGCCACCCCGGTCACCCCCACCCCCACCCCCGCCGCGAGAGAGCAATCCAGTCACGGGCCCGATCACCCCGTGCCCGCGGCACCGGCGGGCGGCGCGCGCGTCGACGTCCCGGTCGGCGCGGACGGCGTCGGGATCGGTGCGGACGAGGTCCGGGAGTTCCGGGCCGACGCGGGCCGCGGCGTCAGCGGCGTGGTCCGCACCGCGCACAGCGGCGTCGGCCTCGCACGGCGGGTGCTCGTGGGCCGGCTCGGCTGGCTCGAGGAGCAGGGCGTGCGCACGGACGACGTCGCGGACGTCGTCGCGACGGCGGAGGCGGACGGGGCGACGGCCGTCGTCGCCGCGTGGGACGGACGGGCGCGCGGCGTCCTCGTCCTGCGGGACCCGGTCAAGCCGACGTCGGCCGCGGCCGTCCGCGAGCTGCGGGCGCTGGGGCTGCGGCCCGTGCTGCTCACGGGCGACAACCGGGGCGCCGCGCTGGCGACGGCTCGCGCGGTCGGCATCGCCGACGCCGACGTCGTCGCGCAGGTCATGCCGGACGAGAAGGTCGCGGCCGTCGAGCGGCTGCAGGCCGGTGGCGCACGCGTCGCGATGGTCGGCGACGGCGTCAACGACGCGGCCGCCCTCGCGACGGCGGACCTGGGCCTCGCGATGGGGACGGGCACCGACGTGGCGATCGAGGCGGCGGACCTCACCCTCGTCCGTGGCGACCTCGCGTCCGCCCCGCAGGCGATCCGGCTGTCGCGGCGCACGCTGCGGATCATCCGGCAGAACCTGTTCTGGGCGTTCGCGTACAACGTGGCGGCGATCCCGCTGGCGGCGTTCGGGCTGCTGAATCCGATGATCGCGGGCGCCGCGATGGCGTTCTCGTCGGTGCTGGTGGTGACCAACTCGCTGCGACTGCGCACCTTCGCCTGA